One window of Helicobacter winghamensis ATCC BAA-430 genomic DNA carries:
- a CDS encoding energy transducer TonB, which yields MKLLLNHKSQAFYCTSFLFALLFIGFLYSASWFRISPKQQNSFSLAMQQFITHSTQAPQNQTPNPKNSTQEISKEIPKESKNIPSKKHSQKQDPKPTPQHKKSPITPSNSSTQENIIPKNTIETLTFGKDNHPFLRAVKKAIDSNVNYPRQARKMRIQGEVIVEFLWTKHKFLKNLKVYKSSGQPILDRSALNAIQQAALHFPQHTNDVYLQIPIVFMLRN from the coding sequence ATGAAGCTACTCTTAAACCATAAATCCCAAGCATTTTATTGCACAAGTTTTTTATTTGCTCTTCTGTTTATTGGATTCTTATATAGTGCTTCTTGGTTTAGAATCTCCCCAAAACAACAAAATTCCTTTAGTCTAGCAATGCAACAATTTATCACACATTCCACACAAGCCCCACAAAATCAAACACCAAATCCTAAAAATTCAACGCAAGAAATATCAAAAGAAATCCCAAAAGAGTCAAAAAATATTCCATCTAAAAAACACTCACAAAAACAAGATCCAAAGCCCACTCCACAACACAAAAAATCCCCCATAACACCCAGTAACAGTAGCACACAAGAAAATATAATTCCTAAAAATACTATTGAAACATTAACTTTTGGAAAGGATAACCATCCATTTTTAAGAGCAGTAAAAAAAGCAATAGATTCCAATGTTAATTATCCAAGGCAAGCCAGAAAAATGCGCATACAAGGTGAAGTTATAGTAGAATTTTTATGGACAAAACACAAATTTCTTAAAAATTTAAAAGTGTATAAAAGCTCAGGACAACCTATTCTTGACAGGAGTGCTCTTAATGCAATCCAGCAAGCTGCATTGCATTTTCCACAGCATACAAACGATGTGTATTTGCAAATTCCAATTGTTTTTATGTTAAGAAATTAA
- the exbD gene encoding TonB system transport protein ExbD — protein sequence MIKAQKTEGLNIIPFIDIILVLLAMVLSISTFIAHGEIKLELPKVESSTQSNSDKDKIQIAINAENVFFLNGKESNLEAIQTKINSTDSTTPIELKSDKNAKFDSFVQIIDILRKNNHKNFQILTEKTP from the coding sequence ATGATAAAAGCACAAAAAACAGAAGGACTTAACATTATTCCTTTTATTGATATAATTTTGGTGCTATTAGCAATGGTTCTTAGCATCTCTACTTTCATTGCACACGGAGAAATCAAACTAGAGCTTCCAAAGGTAGAATCTAGCACGCAATCTAATAGCGATAAAGACAAAATTCAAATTGCAATTAATGCAGAAAATGTATTTTTTCTTAATGGAAAAGAATCAAATTTAGAAGCAATTCAAACCAAAATCAATTCCACAGATAGCACCACCCCCATTGAACTTAAAAGTGATAAAAATGCAAAATTTGATAGCTTTGTTCAAATTATTGATATTTTACGAAAAAATAATCACAAAAACTTCCAAATCCTAACAGAGAAAACACCATGA
- the exbB gene encoding TonB-system energizer ExbB: protein MEILKSYIDIIIFGILGLMAFIAVWCVIERLLFFKKLNLRHFNSQDSFDDAITENLTTLHIIYSNAPYVGLLGTVIGIMITFYDMGMSGNIDVKSIVVGLSLALKATALGLLVAIPSLMAYNALIRKVNLLSTHYKTTQENKI from the coding sequence ATGGAAATTCTTAAATCCTACATCGATATTATTATTTTTGGAATCTTAGGCTTAATGGCGTTTATCGCTGTTTGGTGCGTAATTGAACGATTACTTTTTTTTAAAAAATTAAATCTTAGACATTTTAATTCTCAAGATAGCTTTGATGATGCCATTACAGAAAATCTCACAACTTTACACATTATCTATTCTAATGCTCCTTATGTTGGATTGCTTGGGACGGTGATTGGAATTATGATAACCTTTTATGATATGGGAATGAGTGGAAATATTGATGTCAAATCCATTGTTGTTGGACTTTCTCTAGCTCTCAAGGCAACTGCGCTTGGGCTTTTAGTAGCAATTCCTAGCCTTATGGCTTATAATGCTCTTATAAGAAAAGTAAATCTTCTAAGCACACACTACAAAACAACTCAGGAAAACAAAATATGA
- a CDS encoding TonB-dependent receptor domain-containing protein encodes MRKSLFSIPLMGLLYQGLYAQPEKFLLEESVVSASGFEQDIKEAPASISVISKDEILNRPIRDLGDIVQEVPGVSTMVGKTGATTIQMRGMASKYTLILVDGKRVNMDSGFDGNGFDSTSGFIPPTSMIERVEVIRGPASTLYGSDAMGGVINIITKKNADKFTGSVAFETRLQEHHDTWGNLYGVNSSVFAPINEKISFNFRNKVYYGERNAFYQKDIPGFTPTGQNPYTSHSPTGYRNIGVGGRVNYEYDLENSFYVDFDYGFQRLGSLNTSSRSVTAVRDYHRYNTILNHDGNYTWGSMNNYIQYANTTRIPHKNVNIGANAGEPNRDALVENQNLILSSTLRKNFDFGSNGALILSGGPYFKNERLFNRDNRFDKDSNQFALFGEGEYFFNEYISTTAGLRVNYDETYKEFFNPRFYINTYPLEWLTLKAGIASGLKLPELNTRYNGLYDIDNNNIAKYGNENLKAEESWNYELSGIVESPFATFTLTGFYTDFKNAISTQNYGNGQALPDGYGNCGYAECSIYENVDKAIISGLELSIKTQALLTHLIPNGVYVDFNYALTETERKSGTKKGTDLNDVPRHNLSTKLTYKTSRLDTYIRYVGKLKTPTSNTHTANVGPGEYFKDVHTIDLGMNYRFMGGWTLGAVINNLLDKDFVDYTTYMDGKRMRYTNNYQRMIPGRNLWLTLRAEF; translated from the coding sequence ATGCGTAAAAGTTTATTCTCAATTCCATTGATGGGGCTTTTATATCAAGGATTGTATGCACAACCAGAGAAATTTTTGTTAGAGGAGTCTGTTGTTAGTGCTTCTGGGTTTGAACAAGACATTAAAGAGGCTCCAGCTAGTATTTCTGTGATTTCAAAAGATGAGATTTTAAATCGTCCTATTAGGGATCTAGGAGATATTGTCCAAGAGGTTCCGGGGGTTTCCACAATGGTTGGCAAGACTGGAGCAACCACAATCCAAATGCGCGGTATGGCTTCAAAATATACTTTGATTTTAGTTGATGGCAAGCGCGTAAATATGGATAGTGGATTTGATGGAAATGGGTTTGATTCTACAAGTGGTTTTATTCCTCCAACAAGTATGATTGAGCGTGTGGAAGTGATTCGGGGTCCAGCCTCAACGCTCTATGGAAGTGATGCAATGGGTGGCGTGATTAATATTATTACCAAAAAGAATGCAGATAAATTTACAGGTTCGGTGGCTTTTGAGACAAGATTGCAGGAACATCACGATACTTGGGGTAATTTGTATGGAGTAAATTCCAGTGTATTTGCTCCAATTAATGAAAAAATTTCTTTTAATTTTAGGAATAAAGTTTATTATGGAGAACGAAACGCCTTTTACCAAAAAGATATTCCCGGATTTACGCCAACAGGACAAAATCCTTATACAAGTCACTCTCCAACTGGGTATCGCAATATAGGAGTTGGCGGAAGAGTGAATTATGAATATGATTTAGAGAATAGTTTTTATGTGGATTTTGATTATGGATTCCAACGATTGGGGAGTTTAAATACTTCAAGTCGTAGTGTTACAGCAGTTAGGGATTATCATCGCTATAATACCATATTAAATCACGATGGAAACTACACTTGGGGTTCTATGAATAATTACATACAATATGCAAATACAACAAGGATTCCGCATAAAAATGTGAATATTGGAGCAAATGCGGGAGAGCCAAATCGTGATGCGCTTGTAGAAAATCAGAATCTTATTCTTAGTTCAACTTTAAGAAAAAATTTTGATTTTGGGAGTAATGGAGCCTTGATTTTAAGCGGTGGTCCTTATTTTAAAAATGAGCGTTTGTTTAATCGTGATAATAGGTTTGATAAAGACTCTAATCAGTTTGCACTTTTTGGTGAGGGAGAATATTTTTTCAATGAATATATTTCTACAACTGCTGGGCTTAGGGTGAATTATGATGAAACCTACAAGGAATTTTTTAATCCACGCTTTTATATCAATACATATCCTTTAGAGTGGCTAACTTTAAAAGCTGGGATTGCAAGTGGCTTGAAGCTTCCAGAGCTTAACACGCGATATAATGGTCTTTATGATATAGATAACAATAATATTGCAAAATACGGTAATGAGAATTTAAAAGCAGAAGAAAGTTGGAATTATGAATTAAGTGGAATTGTGGAATCGCCTTTTGCAACATTTACACTAACAGGATTTTATACAGACTTTAAAAATGCTATTAGCACGCAAAATTATGGAAATGGTCAAGCTTTGCCTGATGGGTATGGAAATTGTGGGTATGCAGAGTGTTCTATTTATGAAAATGTGGATAAAGCTATTATTTCAGGTTTAGAACTTTCAATAAAAACGCAGGCACTGCTAACACATCTAATTCCAAATGGGGTTTATGTGGATTTTAATTATGCTCTTACAGAAACAGAGCGCAAAAGTGGAACAAAGAAAGGAACTGATTTAAATGATGTTCCACGCCATAACCTTTCTACAAAACTTACCTATAAAACTAGCAGATTGGATACTTATATACGCTATGTTGGCAAATTAAAAACCCCAACAAGCAATACACATACTGCAAATGTAGGACCAGGAGAGTATTTTAAAGATGTGCATACAATAGATTTGGGGATGAATTATCGCTTTATGGGTGGTTGGACGCTTGGAGCAGTGATTAATAATTTGCTAGATAAAGATTTTGTGGATTATACGACTTATATGGATGGAAAAAGGATGCGCTATACAAATAATTATCAGAGAATGATTCCCGGAAGGAATCTTTGGCTAACATTGCGTGCAGAATTTTAA
- a CDS encoding peptidylprolyl isomerase gives MKKILASSVIAFALLQGASFAKTYAEVNGADITDRDIATLMRAMPGVAFDQLPSEAKTQVINQAIERKLLIEQAKKEKVQNSKEYKEAVASVEEDLMLEIWMRKQMDKVKVLDSEITKFYNENKSKFVQPETIKASHILVTSESEAKAIIAELKKAGKNVAGKFDSLAREKSKDGSAQNGGELGYIAKNQVVPEFANAAFKLQKGAYTTTPVKSQFGYHVILVEDKKPAGTIALKDIKGQIEQNLKLKKFQEEIKKEGEELRKKAKIELSK, from the coding sequence ATGAAAAAGATTTTAGCAAGTTCAGTGATTGCATTTGCATTGTTACAGGGCGCGAGTTTTGCCAAAACTTATGCTGAGGTTAATGGAGCTGATATTACAGATAGAGATATTGCAACTCTAATGCGTGCAATGCCTGGTGTTGCATTTGACCAACTTCCATCAGAAGCAAAAACGCAAGTCATTAATCAAGCAATTGAAAGAAAGCTTTTAATTGAGCAAGCTAAAAAAGAAAAAGTGCAAAATTCAAAAGAATATAAAGAGGCAGTTGCGAGCGTTGAAGAAGACTTAATGCTTGAGATTTGGATGCGTAAGCAAATGGATAAGGTAAAGGTTTTAGATTCTGAAATTACGAAATTCTACAATGAAAATAAAAGTAAGTTTGTGCAGCCTGAAACAATAAAAGCAAGTCACATTTTAGTAACCAGTGAAAGCGAAGCAAAAGCAATTATTGCAGAACTTAAAAAAGCTGGAAAGAATGTCGCAGGTAAATTTGATTCTCTTGCGAGAGAAAAATCTAAAGATGGTTCTGCACAAAATGGTGGAGAGCTAGGTTATATTGCTAAAAATCAAGTGGTTCCAGAGTTTGCAAATGCAGCTTTTAAGCTCCAAAAAGGTGCATATACAACAACTCCTGTTAAATCACAATTTGGCTATCATGTCATTTTGGTAGAAGATAAAAAGCCAGCCGGCACAATTGCTCTAAAAGACATTAAAGGGCAAATTGAGCAAAATTTAAAACTTAAAAAATTTCAAGAAGAAATTAAAAAAGAAGGTGAAGAGTTGCGCAAAAAAGCTAAAATTGAATTGTCAAAATAA
- a CDS encoding class II fructose-bisphosphate aldolase codes for MRVCGSVILDKANKENYGVGAFNFVNYEMLSAIFEAAHLKNSPIIVQASEGAIKYMGIDMAVGMVEILSKRYPHIPVALHLDHGTSFESCVKAIRAGFNSVMIDASHHPFEENLAETKKVVEVAHIAGVSVEAELGRLMGIEDNISVDEKDACLVNPKEAEEFVKLSKVDFLAPAIGTSHGAFKFKGEPKLDFERLIDVKKRTQIPLVLHGASAIPQNVSEAFLASGGDLKGSKGVPFDFLREAIKGGINKINTDTDLRIAFMSEVRRVVNEDKTQFDLRKFFAPAKEFMIKVIAERMDILGSSNKI; via the coding sequence ATGCGAGTTTGTGGAAGCGTTATTTTAGATAAGGCAAATAAGGAAAATTATGGAGTTGGTGCTTTTAACTTTGTTAATTATGAAATGCTAAGCGCAATCTTTGAAGCTGCGCATTTGAAAAACTCCCCCATTATTGTGCAAGCAAGTGAAGGTGCGATTAAGTATATGGGAATTGATATGGCAGTGGGAATGGTTGAGATTTTATCTAAGCGTTATCCACATATTCCCGTTGCTTTGCATTTGGATCATGGAACAAGTTTTGAGTCTTGTGTGAAAGCGATTCGTGCAGGCTTTAATTCCGTAATGATTGATGCAAGTCATCATCCCTTTGAAGAAAATCTAGCAGAAACAAAAAAAGTTGTTGAGGTGGCGCATATCGCAGGTGTGAGTGTAGAAGCGGAGCTTGGGCGTTTAATGGGGATTGAAGATAATATTTCTGTGGATGAAAAAGATGCTTGCTTGGTTAACCCAAAAGAAGCAGAAGAGTTTGTAAAACTCTCCAAAGTAGATTTTCTAGCTCCAGCCATTGGGACAAGCCATGGTGCATTCAAATTCAAAGGTGAGCCAAAACTTGATTTTGAACGCTTAATTGATGTTAAAAAACGCACGCAAATTCCACTTGTTTTACACGGAGCAAGCGCAATTCCGCAAAATGTTAGCGAAGCGTTTTTGGCGAGTGGTGGCGATTTAAAGGGGAGCAAGGGTGTTCCTTTTGATTTCCTAAGAGAAGCAATAAAGGGTGGAATTAATAAGATTAATACAGATACAGACTTAAGAATTGCCTTTATGTCTGAAGTGCGTCGTGTGGTAAATGAAGACAAAACACAATTTGATCTAAGAAAATTCTTTGCTCCTGCAAAAGAATTTATGATAAAAGTTATTGCAGAGAGAATGGATATTTTAGGCAGTTCTAATAAAATCTAA
- the efp gene encoding elongation factor P has translation MAYSMGDLKKGLKVELEGIPYRITEYQHVKPGKGAAFVRVKMKSFLDGRVLEKTFHAGDKCEEPNLQERSMQFLYHDGDHFQFMDNENYEQIGLSDDQVGDVAKWMIDGMAVHIMFHNGKAITVSVPQTVELKITETPPNFKGDTTSAGKKPATLETGAVVQVPYHVLEGDLIRVNTETGEYLDKVK, from the coding sequence ATGGCATATTCTATGGGAGATTTAAAAAAAGGTTTAAAAGTTGAGTTAGAAGGGATTCCATATAGAATCACAGAATATCAACATGTAAAACCAGGTAAAGGTGCAGCGTTTGTGCGCGTAAAAATGAAATCATTTTTAGATGGCAGAGTGCTTGAGAAGACTTTTCATGCAGGTGATAAGTGTGAAGAGCCAAATTTGCAAGAGCGTTCTATGCAATTTCTGTATCACGATGGCGATCATTTTCAATTTATGGATAATGAAAATTATGAACAAATTGGTTTGAGCGATGATCAAGTGGGCGATGTAGCAAAATGGATGATTGATGGAATGGCTGTTCATATTATGTTTCATAATGGTAAGGCAATTACAGTCAGTGTGCCACAAACTGTTGAGCTAAAAATTACTGAAACTCCACCAAACTTCAAAGGTGATACAACAAGCGCTGGTAAAAAGCCTGCTACGCTTGAGACAGGGGCTGTTGTGCAGGTGCCTTACCATGTGTTAGAGGGGGATTTAATCCGCGTAAATACAGAGACAGGCGAGTATTTAGACAAAGTCAAATAG
- a CDS encoding DJ-1 family glyoxalase III, with the protein MRVSVLVALAKGFEELEAISVIDVLRRAGCDVIVAKVESKNDVLDSNLIVESQKGVKIVADKFLSAVDCECLDGIVFPGGWEGTQNLIASSSLKEVLEKLNAKGRIIAAICAAPLALFKHGILKGQAFTCYPSIEKMIENPQYKTDSNVIQDGNLITSRGPATALEFAFYLASVFVGEQKAKELKAEMLVL; encoded by the coding sequence ATGAGAGTGAGTGTTCTTGTTGCATTGGCAAAGGGATTTGAAGAGCTTGAAGCCATTAGTGTAATTGATGTATTGAGGCGTGCAGGCTGTGATGTGATTGTAGCAAAAGTGGAATCTAAAAATGATGTTTTGGATTCTAACTTGATTGTGGAATCGCAAAAGGGCGTGAAAATCGTTGCAGATAAATTCTTAAGTGCGGTGGATTGCGAATGTTTAGATGGAATCGTATTCCCCGGTGGCTGGGAAGGGACGCAAAACTTAATTGCTTCTAGCTCCCTTAAAGAAGTCTTAGAAAAACTTAATGCAAAGGGTAGAATCATTGCGGCGATTTGTGCAGCACCCTTAGCACTCTTTAAACATGGAATCCTAAAAGGACAAGCATTTACCTGTTACCCTAGCATTGAAAAAATGATTGAAAATCCGCAATACAAAACTGATTCTAATGTGATTCAAGATGGTAATCTTATCACTTCAAGAGGTCCTGCAACGGCTTTGGAGTTTGCCTTTTATTTAGCAAGCGTTTTTGTAGGTGAACAAAAAGCGAAAGAATTAAAAGCTGAAATGTTAGTCCTTTGA
- a CDS encoding murein transglycosylase domain-containing protein, which translates to MKLSFKALKIFSISVACVALLSGCLLGYKDLIYNPSILANGISKEQVIKKAVNYALNPEQLEKDIANLQINFKKVVVALTQNASKKWGEKNTPIASQDIYVKYTDSYLSRAQVDFTKGVISVATLDTKDPKASLKKAIVATLLTPEDPEQVDLYSDKEIAFKGKPYLAELVKDNEGKVVLYPWRANRYADYLIENKLQTTQITEKGENKKVYYVQFDMVTDHEIKSEHKYGEYVALYAREYNLEQALIFAIIKTESSFNPYAVSHIPAYGLMQVVPGSAGRDVYKALNNRDGIPTKEMLFTPKINIQYGSAYLDILFTRYIKGVNNALSHEYCVIAAYNTGSGNVLSVFDKDRTKAVKIINSMTSAEVYRKLRTSLKYEEARNYLHKVTNAKKDFQKNATTAQNTSLKLSLK; encoded by the coding sequence TTGAAACTCTCTTTTAAAGCTTTAAAGATTTTTAGCATTAGTGTTGCTTGCGTAGCCCTGCTTAGTGGCTGTTTGTTGGGCTATAAGGATTTGATTTATAATCCTAGCATTTTGGCAAATGGAATTTCAAAAGAGCAGGTAATTAAAAAAGCAGTAAATTATGCGCTAAATCCAGAACAACTTGAAAAAGACATTGCAAATTTGCAGATTAATTTTAAGAAGGTTGTTGTGGCTTTAACACAAAATGCTTCGAAAAAATGGGGTGAAAAAAATACTCCAATTGCCTCACAAGATATTTATGTTAAATATACAGATTCTTATCTCTCGCGTGCGCAAGTAGATTTTACTAAGGGTGTGATTTCTGTTGCGACTTTGGATACAAAAGATCCAAAGGCATCGTTGAAAAAGGCAATTGTTGCAACATTGCTAACTCCAGAAGATCCTGAGCAAGTAGATTTGTATTCTGATAAAGAGATTGCTTTTAAAGGAAAGCCGTATTTAGCGGAGTTGGTTAAAGATAATGAAGGCAAAGTTGTGCTGTATCCTTGGCGTGCCAATCGCTATGCGGATTATTTGATTGAAAACAAACTCCAAACTACGCAAATTACAGAAAAAGGGGAGAATAAGAAGGTTTATTATGTGCAATTTGATATGGTGACAGATCACGAAATTAAAAGTGAGCATAAATATGGGGAGTATGTTGCGCTTTATGCAAGGGAGTATAACTTAGAGCAAGCATTGATTTTTGCTATCATTAAAACAGAGAGTAGTTTTAATCCTTATGCGGTTAGTCATATTCCAGCTTATGGACTGATGCAGGTAGTTCCTGGCAGTGCTGGTAGAGATGTTTATAAAGCTTTAAATAATAGGGATGGGATTCCAACTAAGGAGATGCTATTTACGCCTAAAATTAACATTCAATATGGTTCGGCATATTTAGATATTCTTTTTACGCGCTATATTAAAGGTGTAAATAATGCCTTATCACACGAATATTGCGTGATTGCGGCGTATAATACAGGTAGTGGGAATGTGCTAAGTGTCTTTGATAAGGATCGAACAAAAGCGGTGAAAATTATTAATTCTATGACTTCAGCAGAAGTGTATAGAAAACTACGCACTTCCTTGAAGTATGAAGAAGCTAGAAATTATCTTCATAAAGTTACAAATGCTAAAAAAGATTTTCAAAAAAACGCAACCACAGCACAAAATACAAGTTTGAAGCTTAGCTTAAAGTAA
- a CDS encoding arginyltransferase produces MEVYELIQEPRPCSYLSNLEAKFHYFFIKDCTIPFYVHLLERGWRRFGNYFFAPICEACEACVSIRQDCEEFVFSKSHKRILRNPITLQIRRPWVSETHLILYDKYHKKMQDKKGWEYHNITLETYYDTFVQGFLDFGYEFDYYVEEQLVGVAYVDVMAQAVSAVYCFYDHDFSQYSIGTYSILKQIEIAKEYNIKYLYPGYWIQNHASMGYKERFKPFEILCNRPNLEENPLWAKE; encoded by the coding sequence ATGGAAGTTTATGAACTTATCCAAGAGCCACGCCCTTGTAGTTATCTTTCAAATTTAGAAGCGAAATTTCATTATTTTTTTATTAAAGATTGCACGATTCCTTTTTATGTGCATTTGCTAGAGAGAGGTTGGAGAAGGTTTGGGAATTATTTTTTTGCGCCAATTTGTGAAGCCTGTGAAGCTTGTGTTTCTATTCGTCAAGATTGTGAAGAGTTTGTGTTTTCAAAATCTCATAAACGCATTTTAAGAAATCCCATAACCTTGCAAATTAGGCGTCCTTGGGTAAGTGAAACACATTTAATATTGTATGATAAATATCATAAAAAAATGCAAGACAAAAAAGGCTGGGAATACCATAATATTACGCTTGAGACGTATTATGATACTTTTGTTCAAGGCTTTTTAGATTTTGGCTATGAGTTTGATTATTATGTAGAAGAGCAGCTTGTGGGTGTGGCGTATGTAGATGTGATGGCGCAAGCTGTTTCAGCGGTTTATTGTTTTTATGATCACGATTTTTCGCAATATTCTATTGGAACATATTCTATTCTTAAACAAATAGAAATCGCAAAAGAGTATAATATTAAATATCTTTATCCGGGTTATTGGATACAAAATCACGCATCAATGGGCTATAAAGAGCGTTTCAAGCCTTTTGAGATTTTGTGTAATCGCCCAAATTTAGAAGAAAATCCCCTTTGGGCAAAGGAGTAG
- a CDS encoding phosphatidylserine decarboxylase, which produces MHYTNLLSCLFEKFASYAFPFRLQGWINRAYVRIFDIKLDEFDTLASYPTLNALFTRSLVKMRSFDKMESNMIAPCDSMIMEFGECVDNRAMQIKGKHYFISDFIKTKLDEGYCYVNFYLSPRDYHRFHAPLNLKIKRLEFITGVLLGVSEKALLRYNEVFTKNKRVVLECEDDFGEILYFVAIGALNVGRIQINFAPEVTGFKKSQTLHFDTPIIVKKGEEIGSFLMGSTIVLLSKNWKYDLKLKEKVYFGQCIAKKTNKKLEFKINERKLNDENAH; this is translated from the coding sequence TTGCATTATACAAACCTTTTATCTTGCTTGTTTGAAAAATTTGCTTCTTATGCGTTTCCTTTCAGGCTTCAAGGCTGGATTAATAGGGCGTATGTTAGAATTTTTGATATTAAACTTGATGAGTTTGATACGCTTGCAAGTTATCCTACATTAAATGCGCTTTTTACGCGTTCATTAGTCAAAATGCGAAGTTTTGATAAGATGGAATCTAATATGATAGCTCCTTGTGATTCTATGATTATGGAGTTTGGGGAATGCGTAGATAATCGTGCTATGCAAATTAAAGGAAAGCATTATTTTATAAGCGATTTTATAAAAACAAAGCTAGATGAAGGTTATTGTTATGTTAATTTTTATCTCTCACCTAGAGATTATCATCGCTTCCACGCTCCGCTTAATTTAAAGATAAAACGCCTAGAATTTATCACAGGAGTGCTTTTGGGTGTAAGTGAAAAGGCTCTTTTAAGATATAATGAAGTTTTTACTAAAAATAAACGCGTTGTGCTAGAGTGTGAGGATGATTTTGGTGAGATTTTGTATTTTGTAGCCATTGGTGCATTAAATGTAGGGAGAATCCAAATTAACTTCGCGCCTGAAGTTACAGGATTCAAGAAGTCTCAAACGCTACATTTTGACACGCCTATTATTGTAAAAAAGGGCGAAGAGATAGGAAGTTTTTTAATGGGATCAACTATTGTTTTATTGAGTAAAAATTGGAAATATGATTTAAAGCTTAAGGAAAAAGTCTATTTTGGGCAGTGTATTGCTAAAAAAACTAATAAAAAATTAGAATTCAAAATCAATGAAAGGAAGTTAAATGATGAAAATGCGCATTAA
- the nadA gene encoding quinolinate synthase NadA, with the protein MKMRIKELLKELDALLVAHYYQRDEVVEMADLTGDSLELSRKASASEKSKIIFCGVGFMGQSVKILAPNKRVFMPKIACCSMARMIDDSYFDTSIAQLKECGITEVFPITYINSNAEVKARVAELGGVVCTSSNASRILKYALEQKKKIFFLPDFCLGQNLARENGLKSAILGVDSVDKIKNADVICYYGFCSVHQLFSTKDIDFYRTKYPGILIAVHPECQPEVVERADFVGSTSQIIKFVQGLDCNQKVAVGTEFNLVNRLRVPVNGIQNTFVLSSTKPECPTMNETGIEDVLKCLEAIKKNKPFNEVLLNENIAKKAKQALDKMLELS; encoded by the coding sequence ATGAAAATGCGCATTAAAGAGTTGTTAAAAGAGCTTGATGCACTTCTTGTGGCGCATTATTATCAGCGCGATGAAGTGGTAGAAATGGCAGATTTAACAGGTGATAGCCTAGAGTTATCGCGCAAGGCAAGTGCAAGTGAAAAATCAAAAATTATTTTTTGTGGAGTTGGATTTATGGGGCAGAGTGTGAAGATTTTAGCTCCAAATAAGCGTGTTTTTATGCCAAAAATTGCGTGCTGTTCTATGGCTAGAATGATTGATGATAGTTATTTTGACACTTCTATTGCGCAACTTAAAGAGTGTGGGATTACAGAGGTTTTTCCTATTACTTATATTAATTCTAATGCGGAAGTTAAGGCAAGGGTAGCGGAGCTTGGCGGAGTAGTTTGCACAAGCTCTAACGCTTCTAGGATTTTAAAATATGCTTTGGAGCAAAAGAAAAAAATATTCTTTTTGCCAGATTTTTGTTTGGGGCAGAATCTTGCCAGGGAAAATGGTTTAAAAAGTGCGATTTTAGGTGTGGATAGTGTGGATAAGATAAAGAATGCTGATGTGATTTGTTACTATGGATTTTGTTCCGTGCATCAACTATTTAGCACAAAAGATATTGATTTTTATCGCACAAAATATCCGGGAATTTTAATAGCGGTGCATCCAGAATGCCAGCCTGAAGTTGTAGAAAGAGCAGATTTTGTAGGTTCTACAAGTCAAATTATTAAGTTTGTGCAAGGCTTGGATTGCAATCAAAAAGTCGCTGTTGGGACAGAGTTTAATTTGGTAAATCGCTTAAGAGTTCCTGTTAATGGAATCCAAAATACCTTTGTGCTAAGTTCCACAAAGCCAGAGTGCCCTACAATGAATGAAACAGGGATTGAAGATGTGCTAAAATGCCTAGAAGCCATTAAGAAAAATAAACCCTTTAATGAAGTTTTACTTAATGAAAATATTGCAAAAAAGGCAAAACAGGCATTAGATAAAATGTTGGAATTATCTTAA